In Aulosira sp. FACHB-615, the genomic window ATAACTCCTCAAACTCTGGATGTTGTGTTACAGAAGCACCCAATAATCCCAGGCGATTTGTAACTTTTAAACCTCTCTCAATTGCGGGAATTAATGAACCTTCCAAACTAGCAGTTCTAAATGGTAGTGTTAGATAACTTGCCAAACAAAATCGGCACATTTCCGGACAACTTCTCACCACCTCCACCATGTAAATATTTTCCCAAGCAGCTTTTTCAGTAACTACTGTAGAAGCTGAGAGAATATTTCCGCGATAAGTCTGCTTCTGCACAATTGTCGGCACATCCGCATCAATTGGCTGAATTGACTTTACCTCACCATCTGGTGTGTAATATTCCACTTCATACAAACTCGGAATATAAATTCCTGGTACTTGAGCCAATCTTTGAAGCTGAATTTGTCTAGGAGCTTGTCTAACTTCTTTGTAAGCTTCAATAAAATTACCCAGCAGATTTTCCCCATCTCCTAACAAGATGATATCAAAAAAAGCGGCAAAAGGTTCAGGATTAGCCGTGAGAACTGGGCCACCACCAAAAATTAGCGGATGAGCATCATTTCGTAACTTTGCCCGAATTGGAATATCTAGAGATTCAAGTAAATTTAAAATGTTTACATAATCTAATTCCCACGAAATCGAAAATCCCACAATTTCTGGTTGTCTCGGAAGTTGTTCATGTATATCAGTAAATAGACGACTCACCTGCACATCATCGCGCATTGCCAAAGTTGCCCAAACTATCTGATAACCAAGGCTAGTAATACCCACACTGTACTCATTAGGAAAGGCAAAAATTAAGGGTATCGCATTAGTGTCAGGAGTAGTAGGAGTGAATAAAAGT contains:
- a CDS encoding radical SAM protein, with translation MTSSLFAAERLLFTPTTPDTNAIPLIFAFPNEYSVGITSLGYQIVWATLAMRDDVQVSRLFTDIHEQLPRQPEIVGFSISWELDYVNILNLLESLDIPIRAKLRNDAHPLIFGGGPVLTANPEPFAAFFDIILLGDGENLLGNFIEAYKEVRQAPRQIQLQRLAQVPGIYIPSLYEVEYYTPDGEVKSIQPIDADVPTIVQKQTYRGNILSASTVVTEKAAWENIYMVEVVRSCPEMCRFCLASYLTLPFRTASLEGSLIPAIERGLKVTNRLGLLGASVTQHPEFEELLNYISQPKYDDVRLSIASVRTNTVTVQLAETLAKRDTRSLTIAVESGSDQLRQIINKKLQNDEIIQAAINAKAGGLSSLKLYGMVGIPGEEADDLDATVAMMRSMKKAAPGLRLSFGCSTFVPKSHTPFQWFGVNRQAEKRLQLLQKQLKPQGIDFRPESYNWSIIQALLSRGDRRLSQLLELTRDFGDSLGSYKRAFKQLKGQIPDLDFYVHSTWSTSQVLPWSHLQGPLPQSTLLKHLDEATSHFRSASKELQPLNS